A genome region from Calypte anna isolate BGI_N300 chromosome 4B, bCalAnn1_v1.p, whole genome shotgun sequence includes the following:
- the PCGF1 gene encoding polycomb group RING finger protein 1 isoform X2 translates to MASPPQGGPMAIAMRLRNQLQAVYKMDPLRNEEEVKVKMKELNEHIVCCLCAGYFIDATTITECLHTFCKSCIVKYLQTSKYCPMCNTKIHETQPLLNLKLDRVMQDIVYKLVPGLQESEEKRIREFYQSRGLDRVTHPSSEDTVGGDPLGLPYSTFDHSRAHYFRYDEHVSLCLEKQSSSKDKGKAMLQKYVRCSVRAQIRHLRRVLCHRLGLPLQHVQILFNNEALPDQMTMKQLWLSRWFGKPAPLVLHYSIKDKRR, encoded by the exons ATGGCGTCTCCTCCTCAGGGGGGCCCGATGGCGATCGCCATGCGGCTGCGGAACCAGCTCCAAGCCGTCTACAAGATGGACCCGCTCCGGAACGAG GAGGAGGTGAAGGTGAAGATGAAGGAGCTGAACGAGCACATCGTGTGCTGCCTCTGCGCCGGGTACTTCATTGACGCCACCACCATCACCGAGTGCCTGCACACCT TCTGCAAAAGCTGCATCGTCAAGTACCTGCAGACCAGCAAGTACTGCCCCATGTGCAACACCAAGATCCACGAGACACAGCCACTGCTCAACCTCAAACTGGACCGTGTCATGCAGGACATCGTCTACAAGCTGGTGCCTGGCCTGCAGGAGA gtgaGGAGAAACGGATCCGGGAGTTCTACCAGTCCCGCGGCCTGGACCGGGTGACACATCCCAGCAGTGAGG ACACGGTTGGGGGCGACCCCCTGGGTTTGCCCTACAGCACATTCGATCACTCCCGTGCACACTATTTCCGCTACGATGAGCACGTCTCGCTCtgcctggagaagcagag CTCCAGCAAGGACAAGGGCAAGGCCATGCTGCAG AAGTATGTGAGGTGCTCTGTGCGGGCACAGATCCGACACCTGCGGAGGGTCCTGTGCCACCGCCTGGGGCTGCCTCTGCAGCAC GTGCAGATCCTGTTCAACAACGAGGCACTCCCCGACCAGATGACAAtgaagcagctctggctctcaCGCTGGTTTGGCAAG CCTGCACCCCTCGTGCTGCACTACAGCATCAAGGACAAGAGGAGGtag
- the PCGF1 gene encoding polycomb group RING finger protein 1 isoform X1 → MASPPQGGPMAIAMRLRNQLQAVYKMDPLRNEEEVKVKMKELNEHIVCCLCAGYFIDATTITECLHTFCKSCIVKYLQTSKYCPMCNTKIHETQPLLNLKLDRVMQDIVYKLVPGLQESEEKRIREFYQSRGLDRVTHPSSEDTVGGDPLGLPYSTFDHSRAHYFRYDEHVSLCLEKQSSSKDKGKAMLQQKYVRCSVRAQIRHLRRVLCHRLGLPLQHVQILFNNEALPDQMTMKQLWLSRWFGKPAPLVLHYSIKDKRR, encoded by the exons ATGGCGTCTCCTCCTCAGGGGGGCCCGATGGCGATCGCCATGCGGCTGCGGAACCAGCTCCAAGCCGTCTACAAGATGGACCCGCTCCGGAACGAG GAGGAGGTGAAGGTGAAGATGAAGGAGCTGAACGAGCACATCGTGTGCTGCCTCTGCGCCGGGTACTTCATTGACGCCACCACCATCACCGAGTGCCTGCACACCT TCTGCAAAAGCTGCATCGTCAAGTACCTGCAGACCAGCAAGTACTGCCCCATGTGCAACACCAAGATCCACGAGACACAGCCACTGCTCAACCTCAAACTGGACCGTGTCATGCAGGACATCGTCTACAAGCTGGTGCCTGGCCTGCAGGAGA gtgaGGAGAAACGGATCCGGGAGTTCTACCAGTCCCGCGGCCTGGACCGGGTGACACATCCCAGCAGTGAGG ACACGGTTGGGGGCGACCCCCTGGGTTTGCCCTACAGCACATTCGATCACTCCCGTGCACACTATTTCCGCTACGATGAGCACGTCTCGCTCtgcctggagaagcagag CTCCAGCAAGGACAAGGGCAAGGCCATGCTGCAG CAGAAGTATGTGAGGTGCTCTGTGCGGGCACAGATCCGACACCTGCGGAGGGTCCTGTGCCACCGCCTGGGGCTGCCTCTGCAGCAC GTGCAGATCCTGTTCAACAACGAGGCACTCCCCGACCAGATGACAAtgaagcagctctggctctcaCGCTGGTTTGGCAAG CCTGCACCCCTCGTGCTGCACTACAGCATCAAGGACAAGAGGAGGtag
- the PCGF1 gene encoding polycomb group RING finger protein 1 isoform X3 — protein MASPPQGGPMAIAMRLRNQLQAVYKMDPLRNEEEVKVKMKELNEHIVCCLCAGYFIDATTITECLHTFCKSCIVKYLQTSKYCPMCNTKIHETQPLLNLKLDRVMQDIVYKLVPGLQENTVGGDPLGLPYSTFDHSRAHYFRYDEHVSLCLEKQSSSKDKGKAMLQQKYVRCSVRAQIRHLRRVLCHRLGLPLQHVQILFNNEALPDQMTMKQLWLSRWFGKPAPLVLHYSIKDKRR, from the exons ATGGCGTCTCCTCCTCAGGGGGGCCCGATGGCGATCGCCATGCGGCTGCGGAACCAGCTCCAAGCCGTCTACAAGATGGACCCGCTCCGGAACGAG GAGGAGGTGAAGGTGAAGATGAAGGAGCTGAACGAGCACATCGTGTGCTGCCTCTGCGCCGGGTACTTCATTGACGCCACCACCATCACCGAGTGCCTGCACACCT TCTGCAAAAGCTGCATCGTCAAGTACCTGCAGACCAGCAAGTACTGCCCCATGTGCAACACCAAGATCCACGAGACACAGCCACTGCTCAACCTCAAACTGGACCGTGTCATGCAGGACATCGTCTACAAGCTGGTGCCTGGCCTGCAGGAGA ACACGGTTGGGGGCGACCCCCTGGGTTTGCCCTACAGCACATTCGATCACTCCCGTGCACACTATTTCCGCTACGATGAGCACGTCTCGCTCtgcctggagaagcagag CTCCAGCAAGGACAAGGGCAAGGCCATGCTGCAG CAGAAGTATGTGAGGTGCTCTGTGCGGGCACAGATCCGACACCTGCGGAGGGTCCTGTGCCACCGCCTGGGGCTGCCTCTGCAGCAC GTGCAGATCCTGTTCAACAACGAGGCACTCCCCGACCAGATGACAAtgaagcagctctggctctcaCGCTGGTTTGGCAAG CCTGCACCCCTCGTGCTGCACTACAGCATCAAGGACAAGAGGAGGtag